From one Acipenser ruthenus chromosome 21, fAciRut3.2 maternal haplotype, whole genome shotgun sequence genomic stretch:
- the LOC117429621 gene encoding circadian-associated transcriptional repressor-like: MLVVQDYCLRMSTSDSDCSIDWLASDDDDSVFESESDGQARTSPLPQHSCRSSETPSSLTHTCPTSEQKHSLDREHFHLPGDSDRCNEGVPSSCNSHLAKSDVSWKRRSDSGPQEAAVSTVCMNIDQSEFLQSNMAKQTLKRKMSTRELEQREGAHTGYSNKDEMFAHKCLELQCYIQPLSSILTGLRSGRYSKGLSSFQESVAMDRIQRIMGVLQNPHMGERYIKILLQVEVMLKNWFPGVQVTNDTKDETTISKKLKMCTDTVTPAAAVSIPKADPALPNILPSCNKTHGNGEPAAFSATNFKWLHTSPICSSSLGLALGRHRRTPGGQDVMQDNMVSSSTDAWTNPSHCRPPTSKMNAPCLERLLQSRDSIISDKGKRSTTETSSSL, from the exons ATGCTTGTCGTACAGGACTACTGTCTTAGGATGTCTACTTCCGATTCGGACTGTTCCATAGACTGGTTGGCCAGCGATGATGATGACAGTGTTTTTGAGTCCGAAAGCGATGGACAGGCGAGGACTTCCCCTTTGCCACAGCACTCCTGCCGTTCCAGTGAGACTCCGTCCAGTTTAACTCACACCTGCCCTACGAGTGAGCAGAAACACAGCTTGGACAGGGAGCACTTCCATTTACCTGGAGACTCTGATCGGTGTAATGAAGGAGTTCCCTCGAGCTGCAATTCACACCTTGCCAAAAGCGATGTGTCCTGGAAAAGGAGGAGCGATTCGGGACCGCAGGAAGCAGCTGTTTCCACAGTGTGTATGAATATTGACCAGTCTGAATTCTTACAGAGTAATATGGCCAAACAGACTCTGAAAAGGAAAATGAGCACAAGGGAACTGGAACAGAGAGAAGGCGCACACACGGGGTACTCGAATAAGGATGAGATGTTTGCTCACAAG tgtttggagctgCAGTGTTACATCCAGCCACTATCTTCAATCTTGACTGGCCTCCGATCAGGGAGATACAGTAAAG GTTTAAGCAGTTTCCAAGAGAGTGTTGCTATGGACAGAATCCAGAGAATAATGGGCGTTCTGCAGAATCCACACATGGG TGAGCGGTACATAAAGATCCTTCTTCAGGTGGAGGTGATGCTGAAGAATTGGTTCCCTGGTGTCCAAGTCACAAATGATACAAAGGATGAAACTACAATCTCAAAAAAACTAaag ATGTGTACGGACACTGTGACCCCTGCAGCTGCAGTCAGCATCCCAAAAGCAGACCCTGCACTTCCCAATATTCTTCCTTCATGCAACAAAACCCATGGAAATGGTGAACCAGCTGCATTTTCAGCCACAAACTTCAAATGGCTCCATACGTCACCTATTTGTAGCTCCTCACTGGGGCTTGCACTAGGTAGACACAGAAGAACCCCTGGAGGCCAGGACGTTATGCAAGACAACATGGTCTCCTCTAGCACAGACGCGTGGACAAACCCCAGTCACTGCAGACCACCAACCAGCAAAATGAATGCTCCATGTTTAGAAAGACTGTTGCAATCCAGGGATAGTATTATCAGTGACAAAGGCAAAAGGAGTACAACAGAAACAAGCAGCTCTTTGTAA